In one window of Posidoniimonas corsicana DNA:
- a CDS encoding VOC family protein, which translates to MIGPLSEVIVYVEQMDAQVRFYRDMLGLTVTHPDNATDYSSEAWVTFETGACTLALHAGGRRRLGADAPKFVFRVADAERTGVALAARGVQVSDTRSPAPGVVVVDCRDPEGNAFSIESSGR; encoded by the coding sequence GTGATCGGTCCTCTCAGCGAAGTCATTGTGTATGTCGAGCAGATGGACGCCCAGGTGCGGTTCTACCGCGATATGCTCGGGCTGACGGTTACCCACCCGGACAACGCGACCGACTACTCATCCGAGGCCTGGGTCACCTTCGAGACCGGCGCCTGCACCCTTGCGCTGCACGCCGGCGGCCGGCGGCGATTGGGAGCCGACGCCCCCAAGTTTGTGTTCCGGGTTGCCGACGCCGAACGCACGGGCGTCGCGCTGGCGGCCCGCGGCGTCCAGGTGAGTGACACCCGGTCCCCGGCCCCCGGCGTGGTGGTCGTCGATTGCCGCGATCCAGAAGGCAACGCGTTCTCGATCGAGAGCTCCGGTCGCTGA
- a CDS encoding AAA family ATPase, with amino-acid sequence MKTGLTLGKFAPLHKGHQLLIERALDETDRVVVVVYDAPGLATPPLPVRANWVRTLYPSVEVLEAWGGPAEVGDTPKIRRVQEEFLLGILAGREITHFYSSEFYGAHISRALGAVDRRVDEPRAMLPISGTSARADPYASRKFIAPQVYRDLITKVVLLGAPSTGKTTLAARLADDLQTVWMPEYGREYWERHQVNRRLTSDQLLEIAEGHLEREETLVQQANRVLFVDTDATTTRRFSHYYLGASEPRLDRLAAAARSRYDLFFLCGDDIPYDDTWDRSGLANRSTLQRQTRADLIASRIPFIDLTGSLGERASKVRAILSGYDKFDSLANQLWAAKPEL; translated from the coding sequence ATGAAGACCGGACTGACACTCGGCAAGTTTGCCCCGCTCCATAAGGGGCACCAGCTGCTGATTGAGCGGGCGCTCGACGAGACCGACCGCGTAGTGGTCGTTGTGTACGACGCGCCCGGCCTCGCGACGCCGCCGCTGCCGGTCCGCGCCAACTGGGTCCGCACGCTCTACCCGTCGGTTGAAGTGCTGGAGGCCTGGGGGGGACCCGCGGAGGTAGGAGACACCCCAAAGATCCGCCGTGTCCAGGAGGAGTTCCTGCTGGGCATACTGGCGGGCCGTGAGATCACCCACTTCTACTCGAGCGAGTTCTATGGCGCGCACATCAGTCGCGCCCTCGGCGCCGTGGACCGACGCGTCGACGAGCCGCGGGCGATGCTCCCCATCTCGGGGACTTCCGCCAGGGCCGATCCGTATGCGAGCCGCAAGTTCATCGCTCCGCAGGTCTACCGCGACCTGATCACTAAGGTGGTGCTGCTTGGCGCACCGTCCACCGGCAAGACGACGCTCGCCGCCAGGCTTGCCGACGATCTACAGACCGTGTGGATGCCCGAGTACGGCCGCGAGTACTGGGAGCGTCATCAGGTCAACCGACGGCTTACCTCTGATCAGCTGCTGGAGATCGCCGAGGGGCACCTGGAACGGGAGGAGACGCTCGTTCAGCAGGCGAACCGCGTGCTCTTTGTCGACACCGACGCCACCACCACCCGTCGGTTCTCCCACTACTACCTGGGCGCCAGTGAACCGCGGCTCGACCGGTTGGCCGCCGCCGCCCGATCACGATACGACCTGTTCTTCCTGTGCGGCGACGACATCCCGTACGACGACACCTGGGACCGCTCCGGACTCGCCAACCGGTCGACCCTGCAGCGGCAGACCCGCGCCGACCTGATCGCCAGCCGAATCCCCTTCATCGACCTCACCGGCAGCCTCGGTGAGCGGGCGTCGAAGGTGCGAGCGATCCTGTCGGGTTACGACAAGTTTGACTCGTTAGCCAATCAGTTGTGGGCGGCGAAGCCCGAACTATGA